One part of the Cetobacterium somerae ATCC BAA-474 genome encodes these proteins:
- a CDS encoding ABC transporter ATP-binding protein, translating to MINFKNISLKFNDKIILNNFNLIVNAGEKILISGVSGKGKTTLLKLLLGFSTPNSGSILVDNLELNEQTINIIRNKIGYMPQSTPFLNVKVEKLIHTIFNYKENLKTKLDMSILIQTLKEFNLDSNILSKNINQLSGGEKQRLAFVIIILLDRKIWILDEITSSLDQDMKEKVINYILNTNKTVILVSHDKTESLNNFRTVIL from the coding sequence ATGATTAACTTTAAAAATATAAGTCTAAAATTTAATGATAAAATTATTTTAAATAACTTTAATTTAATTGTAAATGCTGGAGAAAAAATACTAATCTCTGGAGTTTCTGGAAAAGGAAAAACTACATTACTTAAACTTTTACTTGGTTTTAGTACTCCTAATTCTGGAAGTATCTTAGTAGATAATTTAGAATTAAATGAACAAACTATTAATATTATTCGAAATAAAATTGGATATATGCCTCAATCCACACCTTTTTTAAATGTAAAAGTTGAAAAATTAATACATACTATTTTTAATTATAAAGAAAACTTAAAAACTAAACTAGACATGAGTATTCTTATACAAACTTTAAAAGAATTTAATTTAGATTCTAATATTTTATCTAAAAATATAAATCAACTTTCAGGTGGTGAAAAACAAAGGTTAGCTTTTGTTATAATAATTTTATTAGATCGAAAAATTTGGATTTTGGATGAAATAACCTCTTCTTTAGATCAAGATATGAAAGAAAAAGTTATAAATTATATTTTAAATACAAATAAAACGGTTATTTTAGTTTCTCATGATAAAACAGAATCTTTAAATAATTTTAGGACGGTGATTCTTTAA
- a CDS encoding carbohydrate ABC transporter permease has translation MSGKGRLVGKNTPYLFIAPAFIVMAIMVFYPLGYGFWLSLTNMSLRTFKNPGFVGLQNYIRVFQDPEVLATFIRTIIWTFVNVFFHVTIGLFLAILLNRKLPGKSILRVFLIIPWAMPQYIAALTWKGMFNQNFGAINLMLGWFGIQNLPWLSDPKLTFYAAIITNIWLGFPFMMMITLGGLQSIPAELYEAADIDGASPWSKFKDITLPLLKPTLTPAIILGTIWTFNMLNIIIILAGGYGNKETQILVTDVYRLAFNFYRYGFAAAYSVLIFLFLLVFSVIYVRKSNIFKEESR, from the coding sequence ATGAGTGGAAAAGGAAGACTAGTAGGTAAAAATACACCATATTTATTTATAGCACCAGCTTTTATAGTGATGGCAATAATGGTATTTTATCCTTTAGGCTATGGATTTTGGTTATCTTTAACAAATATGAGTTTAAGAACATTTAAAAATCCTGGTTTTGTAGGATTACAAAATTATATTAGAGTATTTCAAGATCCAGAAGTATTAGCAACTTTTATTAGAACTATAATTTGGACTTTTGTAAACGTATTTTTTCATGTAACTATTGGATTATTTTTAGCAATATTACTGAATAGAAAACTACCAGGAAAATCTATTTTGAGAGTTTTTCTTATAATTCCTTGGGCAATGCCTCAATATATAGCAGCTCTTACTTGGAAAGGTATGTTTAATCAAAATTTTGGAGCTATAAATTTAATGCTAGGTTGGTTTGGAATACAAAATCTACCTTGGTTAAGTGATCCAAAGCTAACTTTTTATGCAGCAATAATAACAAATATTTGGTTGGGATTTCCATTTATGATGATGATAACATTAGGAGGATTACAATCAATTCCAGCGGAATTATATGAAGCAGCTGACATAGATGGTGCTAGTCCTTGGAGTAAATTTAAAGATATAACACTACCTCTATTAAAGCCAACTCTAACACCTGCAATTATATTAGGAACAATTTGGACGTTTAATATGTTAAATATCATAATCATTTTAGCTGGTGGATATGGAAACAAAGAAACACAGATATTAGTAACAGATGTTTATAGATTGGCATTTAATTTCTATAGATATGGATTTGCAGCAGCGTATTCAGTATTAATATTCCTATTTTTACTTGTATTCTCTGTAATATATGTAAGAAAGAGCAATATTTTTAAGGAGGAGTCAAGATGA
- a CDS encoding sugar ABC transporter permease, translating to MIEKNIHFEKNDSWKKIIGIYTILIIFCLITLYPLLNVLSVALRPGDQLFSTSLRIIPEDATLDNFRKAIFETDLLIWLKNSLIISTLTAIIGVFISITAGYAFSRFSFWGRKVGMMTFLVTQMFPAPMLLLPMFIILVRLKLMNSFLGLLIPYVAVSVPFSVWMLKGYFDTIPKSLEESAYIDGCKVWQVMYKIVLPVSTPALAITALFSFMTAWSEFVIARIILTSAEKLTLPVGLVNLQGSFSAEWGTYSAAALITSVPVVILFISLSRYLVGGLTVGGVKE from the coding sequence ATGATTGAAAAGAACATTCATTTTGAGAAAAATGACAGTTGGAAGAAAATAATTGGAATTTACACAATATTAATAATCTTTTGTTTGATAACTTTATATCCCCTATTAAATGTTTTATCTGTAGCTTTAAGACCGGGAGACCAATTGTTTTCAACAAGTTTAAGAATAATACCTGAGGATGCTACTTTAGATAACTTCAGAAAAGCCATATTTGAAACGGATCTTTTAATTTGGTTAAAAAACTCTCTTATTATTTCAACATTAACAGCTATAATAGGAGTATTTATATCAATAACTGCAGGATATGCATTTTCTAGATTTTCATTTTGGGGAAGAAAAGTTGGTATGATGACATTTTTAGTAACACAGATGTTTCCAGCACCAATGTTATTGTTACCAATGTTCATAATATTAGTAAGATTGAAATTAATGAATAGCTTTTTAGGATTACTAATTCCTTATGTAGCAGTGTCTGTACCTTTTTCAGTTTGGATGTTAAAGGGATATTTTGATACAATACCTAAATCATTAGAAGAAAGTGCATATATTGATGGTTGCAAAGTTTGGCAAGTTATGTATAAAATAGTGTTGCCAGTTTCAACTCCAGCCCTTGCAATAACTGCTTTATTTTCTTTTATGACAGCATGGTCTGAGTTTGTAATAGCAAGAATAATTTTAACATCAGCAGAAAAGTTAACTCTACCAGTTGGACTAGTTAATCTTCAAGGTTCTTTTAGTGCAGAGTGGGGAACATATTCAGCAGCTGCACTAATAACAAGTGTACCAGTTGTAATACTGTTTATTAGTCTATCAAGATATCTTGTAGGTGGATTAACTGTTGGAGGAGTTAAAGAGTAG
- a CDS encoding TrmB family transcriptional regulator gives MIENEKILENLEKIGFGRKEAEVFLELIKNPGSNGSQIAKALGYPRTTVYQNLDILQKKGYINSYLDKEITLYEAIDLNELFENYKKEVSTATKFLKDELNKVEVSGKQKQFYNLNSFEDVKDRFRNILKRAEKIVYINTNLDLFEFEKDFKRLKEKGVRVILFSFNKIDYDSLGVETYIRDSFNFNITNSEKRIMVAVDLFAAIIASNYEGEFCGTYSENKLLINIVTEHIKNDIHLMKLENRFGKDINKIITLDF, from the coding sequence TTGATAGAAAATGAAAAAATTTTAGAAAATTTAGAAAAAATTGGATTTGGAAGAAAAGAGGCTGAGGTATTTTTAGAACTTATAAAAAACCCAGGATCTAATGGATCTCAAATCGCAAAAGCTTTGGGTTACCCTAGAACAACAGTTTATCAAAACTTAGATATTTTACAAAAAAAAGGGTATATAAACTCATATTTAGATAAAGAGATAACTTTATATGAAGCAATTGATTTAAATGAGCTTTTTGAAAATTATAAAAAAGAGGTAAGCACAGCCACAAAATTTTTAAAAGATGAACTTAATAAAGTTGAAGTTAGTGGCAAACAAAAACAATTTTATAATTTAAACTCATTTGAAGATGTTAAAGATAGATTTAGAAATATCTTAAAAAGAGCTGAAAAAATTGTGTATATAAATACTAATTTAGATCTATTTGAATTTGAAAAAGACTTCAAAAGATTAAAAGAAAAGGGTGTTAGAGTTATACTATTTAGTTTTAATAAAATAGATTACGATAGTCTTGGAGTTGAAACATATATAAGAGATAGTTTTAATTTTAATATAACTAATTCAGAAAAAAGAATTATGGTAGCTGTTGATTTATTTGCAGCAATAATTGCTAGTAACTATGAAGGTGAATTTTGTGGAACATATTCTGAAAATAAACTTTTAATTAATATAGTTACTGAACATATAAAAAATGATATTCACTTAATGAAATTAGAAAATAGATTTGGGAAGGATATCAATAAAATAATAACATTAGATTTTTAA
- a CDS encoding carbohydrate porin: MKINKILTLLSCIILAGTVGEKTFAKEVVQTPEVVTASYDVSALEDRIAKLEYNQEHPSFEFHGYGRSGLLLNANNDLKKGKVFNKNGVGRLGNESDTYIEAELVKNFYLDNGSWSKWHIMFAKGTDDYNDWNENVALRQAYAEMGNLPVFSGAFKESVIWAGKRFYNRRDIHITDFYFTDYSGTGAGIDNIKIGDGMLDLGVIARDYDSYDSVGPVTNSSKEDGLNVVNLLARYDIGSWEFDLGAAFSKDNENRTINNQNGDYNTYSAADYGLQLGIFYNTPGYYWSGKGFSKIFAQVGYGLNAGDGLGTAGRGAEKNLDDALSARLGTFGVLPINEKWDLFTTVVAQHNKNSKFNYNATLLDPQGDSYSVDVDGLKSTWVSVVARPVYKINENFELQFEAGYYYVTEEKDNGNDVDGNLYKLTFAPTFKLNSNDFWARPEIRTFVTWAGWDNDYQKAFQSDLNSYSGKNGVNVGVQAEVWF; this comes from the coding sequence ATGAAAATTAACAAAATTCTTACACTTTTATCTTGTATCATCCTTGCTGGAACAGTTGGAGAAAAAACTTTTGCCAAAGAGGTAGTTCAAACTCCTGAAGTTGTTACAGCTTCTTATGATGTATCTGCTTTAGAGGATAGAATTGCTAAATTAGAGTATAATCAAGAGCATCCAAGTTTTGAATTTCATGGATATGGTAGATCTGGACTTCTTTTAAATGCAAATAATGATTTAAAAAAAGGAAAAGTATTTAATAAAAATGGAGTTGGAAGACTTGGTAATGAAAGCGATACTTATATTGAAGCTGAATTAGTTAAAAATTTCTACCTAGACAATGGTTCTTGGTCTAAATGGCATATCATGTTTGCTAAAGGAACTGATGATTATAACGATTGGAATGAAAATGTAGCTCTTAGACAAGCTTATGCTGAAATGGGAAATCTTCCAGTATTTTCAGGAGCTTTCAAGGAATCTGTAATCTGGGCTGGTAAAAGATTCTATAATAGAAGAGATATTCATATAACAGATTTCTATTTTACTGATTATTCAGGAACTGGAGCTGGAATAGATAATATAAAAATTGGAGATGGAATGTTAGATTTAGGAGTTATAGCTAGAGATTACGATAGTTATGATTCTGTTGGTCCTGTTACTAATTCTTCAAAAGAGGATGGTTTAAATGTTGTAAATTTACTTGCTAGATATGATATTGGATCTTGGGAGTTCGACTTAGGAGCTGCTTTTTCTAAAGATAATGAAAATAGAACTATAAATAACCAAAATGGAGATTATAATACATATAGTGCCGCTGATTACGGATTACAACTGGGAATATTCTATAATACACCTGGATATTACTGGAGTGGTAAAGGTTTCTCGAAAATTTTTGCACAAGTTGGTTATGGACTTAATGCAGGAGATGGTTTAGGAACCGCTGGTAGAGGAGCAGAGAAAAATTTAGATGATGCACTATCTGCTAGACTTGGTACTTTTGGAGTTTTACCTATTAATGAAAAGTGGGATTTATTTACAACAGTTGTTGCTCAACATAATAAAAATAGTAAATTTAATTACAATGCAACTCTTTTAGATCCTCAAGGAGACTCTTATTCGGTTGATGTTGATGGTCTTAAATCAACTTGGGTTAGCGTTGTTGCTAGACCAGTTTATAAAATCAATGAAAACTTTGAACTTCAATTTGAAGCTGGTTACTACTATGTGACAGAAGAAAAAGATAACGGTAATGATGTAGATGGAAACCTTTATAAGCTTACATTTGCACCAACATTTAAGTTAAATTCAAATGACTTCTGGGCTAGACCTGAAATTAGAACATTTGTTACTTGGGCTGGATGGGATAATGACTATCAAAAAGCTTTCCAATCTGATTTAAACTCTTACAGTGGAAAAAATGGAGTAAATGTTGGAGTTCAAGCAGAAGTTTGGTTCTAA
- a CDS encoding maltose ABC transporter substrate-binding protein gives MRNILKKPLLVLAAGTLFSTIALGKATEITLWEQMEPAVRPTYIKIVDEFMKKNPDVKVNVVHYSNEDLRTQFQNASLAGQGPDIVYGPNDNIGIFMVSDLIKPIDKVVSKDLIQKFNEGALKSGMYDNQLYLLPEFLGNQIALLYNKDMVANAPKNWEEFLKIAQANRAVDAKDKANSKYGFLYNEKEPFWFVGFYNGFGGEIFDSKNNPNLDNQAMVDALTFVRDIRAKYDLGEAGMDYDIASQLFKQKKAAMILNGAWSWKEYEDAGINLGVAPMPIPSKNGYALFTNASKGYSLSENTSDKKTEALNKFFDYIFSPEINAEISLNQSQAPGIEAARELPQVKNDKLMQDSIETIKYTVPMPVVPEMRAIWDAMRPNLEAVLNGKMTPEDAAKKMQKDAVDGIKIIKGE, from the coding sequence ATGAGAAACATTTTAAAAAAACCGCTATTAGTTTTAGCAGCAGGAACATTATTTTCAACAATAGCTTTAGGTAAAGCCACTGAAATAACTTTATGGGAACAGATGGAACCAGCAGTAAGACCTACTTACATAAAAATAGTTGATGAATTTATGAAAAAGAATCCAGATGTTAAGGTAAATGTAGTTCATTATTCCAATGAAGATTTAAGAACTCAGTTTCAAAATGCATCTTTAGCAGGTCAGGGTCCAGATATAGTTTATGGTCCAAATGATAATATAGGAATTTTTATGGTTTCAGATTTAATCAAGCCAATTGATAAAGTTGTATCTAAGGATTTAATTCAAAAATTTAATGAAGGAGCTTTAAAAAGTGGTATGTATGATAATCAATTATATCTACTACCAGAATTCTTAGGAAATCAAATAGCTCTTTTATACAATAAAGATATGGTAGCTAATGCACCAAAAAATTGGGAAGAGTTTTTAAAAATAGCACAGGCAAATAGAGCTGTAGACGCAAAGGACAAAGCTAATTCTAAATATGGATTCCTATATAATGAAAAAGAACCATTTTGGTTTGTAGGATTCTATAATGGATTTGGAGGAGAAATTTTTGATAGCAAAAATAATCCTAATCTAGATAACCAAGCTATGGTAGATGCTTTAACTTTTGTAAGAGATATTAGAGCAAAGTATGACTTAGGAGAAGCAGGAATGGATTACGATATTGCTTCTCAACTGTTTAAACAAAAGAAAGCTGCTATGATATTAAATGGAGCATGGTCTTGGAAAGAATACGAGGATGCTGGAATAAACTTGGGAGTAGCTCCTATGCCAATTCCTTCAAAAAATGGTTATGCATTATTTACAAATGCATCTAAAGGATATTCATTATCAGAAAATACATCAGATAAGAAAACAGAGGCTTTAAATAAGTTCTTTGATTATATTTTCTCTCCAGAGATAAATGCAGAAATTTCTTTAAATCAATCACAAGCTCCAGGAATAGAGGCAGCTAGAGAATTGCCACAAGTTAAAAACGATAAATTAATGCAAGATTCAATTGAAACAATTAAATATACTGTTCCTATGCCAGTTGTGCCAGAAATGAGAGCTATCTGGGATGCTATGAGACCGAACTTAGAAGCTGTTTTAAATGGAAAAATGACTCCAGAAGATGCAGCTAAAAAGATGCAAAAAGATGCAGTAGACGGAATTAAAATTATTAAAGGTGAGTAA
- the malQ gene encoding 4-alpha-glucanotransferase: MKDRSSGILLHITSLPGDYGIGDFGKCAYEFVDFLEKSHQKYWQILPMGITGYGDSPYQSFSAFAGNPYFIDLNSLIELDILTKEDLKSLSELNTISNIQYDKLYIDRYKVLKKAFLNFKNKNLLYTLNNFKNKNIWWLENYALYMAIKDKFNDKSWLEWPRDYKFRDKKTLKKAKLELQDEINFHIFLQYLFDKQWNELKSYANNKGIKIIGDIPIFIATDSADTWENPNMFCFDKKLQPTKVAGCPPDAFSADGQFWGNVLYNWKYIEKNNFKWWIKRIKSCFKLYDTVRIDHFRGFESFWSIPAKAKTARFGKWEKGPGMKLFNAIKNSLGNLDIIAEDLGFLTPKVYKLLKDSGFPGMKILEFAFDSREESDYLPHKYPKKSIAYTGTHDNQTVVGWYETINKKDKIFCDDYLDNFLKDKNIQDNSINWKFIEALWSSNSQLVVAPMQDFLGLDDSSRMNTPSTLGNNWIWRVDKSFLDSNLSQKISILTKKYNR, encoded by the coding sequence ATGAAAGATAGATCAAGCGGTATTCTTTTACATATAACATCACTACCTGGCGACTATGGAATTGGTGATTTTGGAAAATGTGCCTATGAGTTTGTTGATTTTTTAGAAAAAAGTCATCAAAAATATTGGCAAATTCTTCCAATGGGAATAACTGGCTACGGTGATTCTCCTTATCAATCTTTCTCTGCTTTTGCAGGTAATCCATATTTTATAGACTTAAATTCTTTAATAGAATTAGATATCTTAACTAAAGAGGATCTTAAATCCTTATCTGAATTAAATACTATATCAAATATACAATATGATAAATTATATATAGATCGATATAAAGTTTTAAAAAAAGCCTTCTTAAACTTTAAAAATAAAAATTTATTATACACTTTAAATAATTTTAAAAATAAAAATATTTGGTGGCTTGAGAACTATGCCCTTTACATGGCTATTAAAGATAAATTCAACGATAAATCCTGGTTAGAATGGCCTAGAGATTATAAATTTAGAGATAAGAAAACTTTAAAAAAAGCTAAACTTGAGCTTCAAGATGAAATTAACTTCCATATTTTTTTACAATATCTATTTGACAAGCAATGGAATGAATTAAAATCATATGCTAATAATAAAGGAATAAAAATTATTGGAGATATTCCTATTTTTATAGCTACTGATAGTGCTGACACTTGGGAAAATCCTAATATGTTTTGCTTTGATAAAAAGTTACAACCTACAAAAGTTGCTGGATGCCCTCCAGATGCTTTTAGTGCTGATGGGCAATTTTGGGGAAATGTATTATATAATTGGAAATATATTGAAAAAAATAATTTTAAATGGTGGATTAAAAGAATCAAAAGTTGTTTTAAACTCTACGATACAGTTAGAATAGATCACTTCAGAGGTTTTGAATCTTTTTGGTCAATTCCTGCTAAAGCAAAAACTGCTAGATTTGGAAAGTGGGAAAAAGGGCCTGGAATGAAATTATTTAATGCTATTAAAAATTCTTTAGGTAATTTAGATATTATAGCGGAAGATTTAGGATTTTTAACTCCTAAAGTTTATAAACTTTTAAAAGATTCAGGTTTTCCCGGAATGAAGATATTAGAATTTGCTTTTGACTCAAGGGAAGAAAGTGATTATCTACCACATAAATATCCTAAAAAAAGTATTGCTTATACTGGTACTCATGACAACCAAACTGTCGTTGGATGGTATGAAACTATAAACAAAAAAGATAAAATATTTTGTGATGATTATCTTGATAATTTTTTAAAAGATAAAAATATTCAAGATAATTCCATTAATTGGAAGTTTATTGAGGCTCTTTGGAGCTCTAATTCACAACTTGTTGTAGCTCCTATGCAAGATTTTTTAGGTTTAGATGATTCTAGTAGAATGAATACACCGTCTACCCTAGGAAACAACTGGATTTGGAGAGTTGATAAATCTTTTTTAGATAGCAATCTTTCTCAAAAAATATCTATTTTAACGAAAAAGTATAATCGATAA